Part of the Sinorhizobium terangae genome is shown below.
ACGATCCGAGTAGCGTCGGCTCGATGGCAGAGATTTCGGTCGGAGTGACAGCACGTCTGTCCAGTCCGCCACGCCTGAGCAGCTCGTTCACGGCCAATGCGGCATCGAAGCTCGGCTTGTCGTAGTAGACATGCAGGATGCCCCGCCTCTCGAGATCGAAATCTATGCCTTCATTCTCCGCCACTGCGAACAAGTGCTTGCGCGCGGCGATTGCGAGCCGGGTGGTCTCAATCGTGTTGTCTTCATAATGCGGGATGTTCGCTGTGAACTCGGCCAGCCAAGAATACTTGTGCCAGCCAGGTAAGGGGTTCAGCAGCAGTGGCGCATCCTTCTTGAGCATCCAGCCGATACCCTTCCTGATGGTCGCCCAGTTCGTCCATACCTCCGCATTGCTCGCCGAAAGCTGGCCGCCGTTCGCGAACGACGTCTCCATCGCTGGATAGCGATGGCGATCAACGACGGTGACGCGATGCCCGCGCTGCAGGAGTGCGTAAGCAGTTGTGACGCCAGTGATACCCGCGCCCAGTACAACGATGTGCGGCATTATTCCTCCCGATTCAGTGGTCTGGATCCCGATGCCAATCTTAGCAAGCGGGCCCAAAAATGATAGTCAAATAATATCCTTTACAAAATGATAGTTATGTATCAACATCAAAATGAAGTGACGGATAGGGAACACCGCGCTTTTGTGAAAACAGGGAGGTATGGCAATGGCACCGCTCAAGCAGGCTTTGGTATGCACATGGATGGCAGCTTCGACGGCCCTGGTCGCTACGATGGCGACCCCGTTCACGGTTCACGCGGCAACGCCAGGGGACACTTTAGTCCAGGCTCTGCAGATCGATGACATCATCACTCTGGACCCCGCCGAGCTCTTCGAGTTCAGCACGGCTGAAATTGCGGGCAACACGTACGAACGCCTGTTTTCTTATGACTACAGCGACGTCTCTAAGGTCTCTGGTGAAGTCGCGGAATCGTGGGCCGTCTCGGACGACGGCAAAACGTTCACCTTCAAGATCCGCGCAGGCAAGAAGTTCGCCTCTGGCAATCCGTTGACTGCCGAGGACGTGGTGTTTTCACTTCAGCGGGCCGTCATTCTCGACAAGTCGCCGGCCTTCATTATCGGCCAGTTGGGCTTCGACAAGAACAATGTGAAGGACAGGATCAAGCAGACCGGCCCCTTTGAGTTCACGATGGAACTCAATCAGCCTTATGCGCCGACCTTTGTCCTCTACTGCCTGACGTCACCCGTCGCATCCATCGTCGACAAGCTGTTGCTGACGCAACACGAGAGTGACGGCGATCTTGGCTACCATTGGCTCAAGACCCATTATGCTGGTTCCGGCCCTTTCGCCATTCGTGACTGGAAGGCGAACGAGGTCGTGGTCTTGGAGCGGAACCCAAACTACGAGAAGAAGACGCCTCTGCAGCGCGTGATTTACCGTCACATCAAGGAAACTGCGACACAGCGCCTGCTGCTGGAGAAAGGCGACGTCGACATCTCCCGCAATCTGAGTCCGGAGGAAATCGACGCGGTGTCGAAGAATCCCGATATCAAGATCAACGAGGGCGCGAAAAGCACCATCTACTACCTGGGTCTCAATCAAAAGAATCCGAACCTCGCCAAGCCAGAGGTCCGCGAGGCTCTGAGATGGCTCGTCGACTACGGGGCCATCACCGACACGATCATGAGATATAAGGGCGAGATCCATCAGACTTTCCTGCCGAGAGGGTATCTGGGCGCACTGGACTCAAACCCCTACCACCTCGACATTGCCAAGGCGAAGGGTCTGCTCGCCAAAGCCGGTCTGGCGGACGGCTTCACCGTCACCATGGATACCCGCTCGACGCCGGAAATCACCGGTATCGCACAGGCGATTCAGGCGACCTTCGCAGAGGCAGGCGTCAAGCTGGAGATCATTCCAGGTGACCTTAAGCAGACCCTGACCAAATATCGCTCCCGGCAGCACGATATCTTCATCGGCAACTGGGGCTCCGATTATCCGGATCCGAACTCCAATGCGGATGTGTTCGCGGCAAACGAGGACAACTCGGACGATGCCGCCGCTAAGCCGCTAGCATGGCGAAACTCCTGGGATCCAGGGTCGTTGACCGGCCAGACCCGCGCCGCTGTCATGGAGAGCGATCCTCAAAAGCGCGCCGAGATGTACGAGGAACTGCAGAGAGCCGTGCTCAAGGACGGCCCGTTCGTCATCTTCCTGCAGCAGACCGAGGTCGCCGCCGAACGCAAGAATGTCGATGGCTTCGTCATTGGGCCGTCCTTCGACACCAACAGCTTTGCGCAAGCCAAGAAGAACTGATTTTCCGATGGCACACCTACTCGTGGACGGTAGCAAAGGGCATGACGCCCTTTGCTACCTGGCAAAGCTCGCCCAGTTCGTTTTCGTACTGGCAACGACCCTCCTCGGACTCGTCGCCGTCACCTTCCTGATTGGGCGTGTCGTTCCGATCGACCCGGTCCTTGCCATCGTAGGTGATCGCGCCAGCCCCCAAATCTATGCGCGCGCGCGGCAGGAGCTCGGGCTTGATCTGCCGCTCGTCGAGCAGTTCTGGACCTATCTGAAGAAGGCCGCGACGGGCGATTTCGGCAATTCGGTCCTCACCACCAATCCAGTGATGGCCGACATCGCCAACGCCTTTCCAGCAACTTTCGAATTGGCGACACTAGGCACCCTTGTCGGCATGCTGTTGGGCATCCCGCTCGGTGTTCTCGCCGCCGTCAAGCGCGGCAGCATTATCGACCACGTCGTTCGACTCCTCGGGCTCGCCGGCTATTCCATTCCGGTGTTCTGGCTCGGCCTCATGTGCCTGCTGCTCTTCTATGCCAAGCTAGAATGGGTCGGTGGGCCGGGGCGCATCGACGTGACCTATTCCTATCTCTACACGCCGGTCACCAACATCGTTCTCATCGACGCCGCCATTCAGGGCCAATGGGAGGCGTTCTGGGACGCAGTTTCGCATGTCATCCTGCCGGCCTGCCTGCTCGGCTACTATTCGCTCGCCTACATCAGCCGGATGACGCGCTCGTTCATGCTCAACGAGCTGGCACAGGAATACGTCATCGCGGCGCGCGTGAAGGGACTTTCCGAGTTACGAGTGATCTGGCGTCATGCCCTGCGCAATGCGGCCGTGCCGCTGGTCACCGTGGTCGCGCTGTCCTATGCGAACCTGCTTGAAGGCTCCGTGCTGACGGAAACGGTGTTCGCGTGGCCAGGTCTCGGCCAATACATGACCAATTCCCTTCAGAACGCCGACATGAATGCGGTCCTGGGCGGAACGATCGCGATCGGCACCGTCTTTGTGCTGCTCAACCTCGTCTCCGACCTTCTCTACCGCCTGCTGGACCCGAGGACCCGCTGATGACTAGCGCCCCTTCGTCTCCCCAATGCTCCGGCCTGCGGGCTTGGCTCCTTTCAACCGAACCAGGCTCTCGCTGGCAGGCGCGCCTGGGCCGAGGGTATATCGGCTGGCGCTCGTTCACCAGGAACCCGCTCGCCGTCCTGGGCCTCGGCATCGTGGCTGCCCTGATACTTGTCGCGATTTTTGCCGATGGCATAGCCCCCCATTCTCCGGTGATCGGCGGCGACCTGCGCACGCAGCGCCTGCTACCGCCGAGCGACGCCTTTTGGCTTGGTACAGACGACCAGGCGCGGGATATTTTTTCCCGCCTCGTCCATGGCTCGCGCATCACGCTGTTCGTCATCGTTCTGGTATCTCTGATCGCTACGCCCATCGGCCTGCTGGTTGGCACCATCTCCGGCTATCGTGGCGGGTGGATCGATACGGCCCTGATGCGGATCACCGACATCTTCCTGGCCTTTCCGCGCCTCATACTGGCGCTGGCCTTCGTGGCGGCGCTTGGTCCGGGCATTGAGAACGCAGTCATTGCGATCGCGATCACCTCCTGGCCCCCTTACGCCCGCATCGCACGCGCGGAGACGTTGATGATACGCAAGAGCGACTTCATCGCGGCCGTGAGGCTCCAGGGCGCCTCAACCGCCCGCGTCATCCTTGGCCACGTGGTGCCGCTGTGCATCCCGTCACTGGTCGTGCGCGTCACGCTCGACATGGCCGGCATCATCCTAACCGCGGCCGGGCTCGGCTTCCTCGGCCTCGGCGCTCAGCCGCCGATGCCGGAATGGGGTGCGATGATCGCCGCCGGGCGCAACTACCTTGTCGATCAATGGTGGGTCGCTGCGATGCCTGGTCTCGCCATCTTCGTGGTGAGCCTCAGTTTCAACCTGTTGGGCGACGGCTTGCGCGACGTCCTGGATCCGAAGGCTGCGAAGTGATGAAACCGCTTCTCGAACTCGAAGACCTTCGGGTCCGCTTCCATCTGCGCACGGGCACCGTCGAGGCCGTTCGCGGCGTTTCGTTCCGGCTCGGCCGCGAGCGGCTCGGCATCGTCGGCGAATCCGGTTCAGGAAAATCGCAAACGGGCCGCGCCATCCTGGGTCTCACACCACCTTCAGGAGACGTCACGGCCAGTCGTCTGGACTTCGATGGGGTCGATCTGCTCAAGGCCTCGCGGCGCACGCTTCGCCAACTGCGCGGCGGGCGCATCAGCATGGTGATGCAGGATCCGAAATACTCTCTCAACCCGGTCATGACCCTCGGCGAACAGATCGTCGAAGCTTACAGGGCGCATGCCAGAGCATCCCGCGCGGAGGCTCGCGACAGGACGCTGGCCATACTTGAAGCGGTGAAGATCAGCGACCCCCGGCGCGTATTCTCGCTCTACCCGCACGAAGTCTCGGGGGGCATGGGTCAGCGTGCGATGATCGCCATGATGCTCGTAACCAATCCCGATCTGCTGATTGCCGACGAACCGACGTCGGCCCTCGACGTCACGGTCTCGATGGAGGTGTTGCGCATCCTCGACGAGCTCGTCTCGGAGCGCGGGATGGGTCTGATCTTCGTCTCGCATGACCTGAAGCTCGTATCCTCTTTCTGCGACCGAGTGCTCGTGATGTATGCGGGCCGGGTGGTGGAGGAACTGGAGGCTACGAAACTCAAGGAAGCCGAGCATCCTTATACGCAGGGGCTGATCCGGTGCATGCCTACTCTGAAGAACGAGGTGCGCCCGCTGCCAACGCTCAACCGCGATCCTTCCTGGGGGCTGTGATCATGCTAGACATTCGGAATCTCAATGTCGCCTTCGGTACGGGGCGGCTCGGCGTGGTCGCGGTCAAGAACATGAGCTTCAGCGTGGCGCGTGGCGAAGCTTACGGCCTCGTCGGCGAGTCCGGCTCGGGCAAGTCCACGGGGCTGCGCGCGATCTGCGGCCTCGCGCCGATCCGCAGTGGAAGTGTGACGGTGGAGGGCAGGCAAGTCGCCACGCCGCGCGACAAAGCCTTCTACCGTTCGGTGCAGATGGTTTTTCAGGACCCTTACGCCTCGCTCCACCCGCGCCATACGGTCGATCGCACGTTGTCCGAACCCCTCGCCATCCACGGTGAGAGGGATGTCGAGGCGCGGATCCTCGAGGCACTCAGAGAAGTGGGACTTGGCCCTTCCTTCCGCTTCCGCTATCCCCACCAGCTCTCGGGCGGCCAGCGCCAGCGCATCGCAATAGCCCGCGCACTGATACTGCGCCCCAAGGTGCTGCTGCTCGATGAACCGACCTCGGCGCTCGACGCTTCCGTGCAGGCTGAGATCCTGAACCTTCTTGATGACCTGCGCCAGAGGATGGGACTGACCTACGTTCTGGTGAGCCATGATCTCGCGGTCGTCGCGCATTTGTGCAAGCGCCTGCTGGTGATGCGCCATGGCGAGACCGTCGAGGAGACGACGTCCGAGGCGCTGCGGTCAGGGAACGCTTCGAACGAGTACACCCGGTCACTGATTAAGGCGAGTCAGGGATTCGCGCGTGAGTGCACTCCATCGGCAGCGGACCCCGCCAGCCGAGGACATCGGTCATGTCATGGTGGGTGAGAGCTCAGGCGAAACCAGCCCTGCGACGGCTCTGATGCGATGGCGACATATGCGCGATCCCTTCTCCCTCGCGGAATGCTGGAGCTATTTCAAGATGCTGGATATGAGACCGATTCGCAGCGACACGCTTGAATTTACCCGGCGAGATCGGCGTGATAGCTGGCCGTGCTGGGGAAACAGATCGCCAGGCTCGCCAATTGGCAGAGGCATGATCATGGCAGACCCGAGGCCGGGCGTCGGAGAGGACGGATCAACTCGAGCAGGCAAACCTCTCGCCCCGGCGACGATCCGCTCCCTCTGAAGGCTACTCCGCAAAACTTCCAAAGTTGTCCTGCAGCTCTTGGAGCCGCTGGCCGCGCTTCTTGACCAACGGACCCAGACGGCGGATGACCTCGTCCACAAGAAGACCGAGAAAGGCCGTCACCGGCGCATTACTCTCCCAGAACATATCGATGTCGGTGGCGATGCGGAAAACATTGTCCGTCAGTTCCTCTGCCCAGTAGCACACGGAATCCGTGACGATCACAGTATCGATGTTGGCCTGCGAAGCCTGCCGGGCCAGAAGCATGGCCTGCTTCGCATACCGTCGGACATCCACGAGGATGAGTACCGGTTTTCCGACGTCATCCGCGAACAGTTCGCTGTAAGTACCGCTGACGCCGTCCAAGAAGCGGACACGCGGGCGGGCGTATTCGAGACGCAGGGCAAAATCCATGGCCAGACCCCGCACGGTCTGAAAGCCTGCGACATACACGCGATCGGCCCTGGCGACCGTCTCCGCAACCTGGCTGAACCTGGCGGTGCGGGCGAGCTCGTAGGTGCCGATAATCGACTTCAATTCCAAATCGAGACTTCCAGAGAGGCCATGAGCCTCGCGGTCCTCCTCACTCCTGGAACGTTCGGCCGAGGTGATGCGCTCGTACCGCTCTCCCACGAGCCAGGCGATCTGATGAATCGTGCTACCCAGTTCCTCCTTAAGAGCGGAAAGGTTCTCATAGCCGAGTGAACGCAGGAAGCGCCCCATGGTCATGGGGCTGAGCTTGAGCTTGCTCGCGATCGAGGCCGCGGTCTCGAAAGGAATGTCGCGGACGTTCGCGACTAGATAGGCCGCGATGGCGCTTTCCGCCTTCGAGAAGGTAGCCTGCCGTTCCTTGATCTTCTCGACGAAGGGGAAGGATGGCGGCGCCGGCTGGGGCGCTTCCTTGCGGCTCATGCGTTCAATCGTCCATAGTTGCGCATAACCTCCTTTACAGCATCGTGCTCGATGGAGGCAACAAGCCTGTCCTCGCGTCCCACCATCGACTCGGCCGCCACCATGGCATTGATGATTGCTTCCTCCACGGCCTGCGCCGTCGCCTCGAAAAGTGAATCGAGCCTGTTGTTCGGCAGGAAGGCAAGGTTACCCAATTCCGGCTGGGTCGCCGATTCACTCATCGTAAGGTTTGCCGTTGAGAAGGCGAGGCACAGATCGCCGGATCCGTCCCCGGACGGTGTTCCGGTCCGGCCGATTCCGAGTCCAGCACGTCGGGCGAGTCGTTCCAACTGGGTGGGCATCAGGGGCGCGTCGGTCGCCACGACCGCGATGATCGAGCCCTGCTCGCCGGCCCAGAGTCGGTTCGAGGCGAGGTGTTCGCCAACGGGTACCCCCAGTATTTTTAAGAGAGGCCGAATGCCAAAATTCGCTTGTACAAGGCAGCCTACGGTATAGCTGGCACCGAGTAGGTCCACGACGCGGGACGAGGTTCCCGTCCCTCCTTTGAACTCGAAGCAGATCATACCGGTTCCGCCGCCGACGTTGCCCTCGGCCAAAGGTCCGCCGGAAGCGCTATCGAGAGCCTCTACTACGTGCGCGGGCGTGACATGGAATGCGTTAATGTCGTTGAGATAGGCGTCGCACGTTTCGGCCACCACGGGCAGCATGAATTTATAAGCCGCAAGCCCGGCGTCCGGCTTCCCGATCATCCATTGCAGCATTGCCTGATGAACGGTTCCAAGGCTATGGGTGTTGGTTATGCCGATGGGTCCCAGAAAATACCCGGCTTCCCTGATCCAGTGCGTGCCCGTCATCTCACCGTTTCCATTAAGCGAGTGGAAGCCGGCCCATACGGGTACCCGCAAAAGGCCTGAGCGGCCTCTTGGAAGTATGGCAGTGACACCAGTGCGAGCCGGTCCCTTACCCGCTCCGGGGGAGTCGTTGATCACGGTCGCGTAACCGACCTCCACACCGGAAACATCCGTGATGGCGTTGAAAGGGCCGGTCTTTCCCGAAAAGGGCAGGCCCAGGTCCCGCGCCCGCGGCTTTGTATGGGCTCCAGATGCCAAGCGCTGAACGATCTCCATTGGGTATCCTCATTCTTTGGGTTTCGCTTCCGCGTTACTCTAACGAGCATTTGCGTGAAATGATAGCAAAATAATATTTTGTCATCAAAGATATTTAGATAACATTAGTGCCGAAATCGCCACCGAGCAACGGTGCGCGAAAGACAGGAACGCGGTGCCCCTGCCCGCCGAGCTTGAGGAGGCTGATGCGCGAAACGCACAAGCCTATTACTCTCGCCCGCGATCCACTCCGCCGTGATTTCATCCCTCAGTTGCCCCTACTCGCGGCCGCGGAACTGTCTGCCCTTGAATTGGAAACGCCCTGCCGGACAGCCCGCACCCGAGCACCGTCCAACCCTTTGGCCTTGATGCCATCACTAGTGCGTACCCACGCGACGGTGCGCCTCGGATGCTTACGCCCTCTGTCGGGTTTGTAGGATTCGCGACACAGGAATGACGAGTCAATTTCGTTCTTCCTGCGGTAGATGGCTGAAACCCAGTCAAAGACGTCTTTTCGGCTCTATTGGGAAGATGGCACGATGCTTGCTCGCTTCGTTACGAGCCGGCGCGAGCAGCGGACCGGCATTCATGTCGCGGACACTGCGATGCACAGAGAAGAAGAGAAGAAAGGGAAGCTGCATGTCAGCTCAGGCAAATCCCGTAATACTGGGGAGCGTCGTCCAAGCCAGCACCGCCTTAGGTCCACCGCAGGCCCGACTGCGTCCGACTGTGCAGATTCGGGCGCGGCAATCTCCATCGGACCCGTTGGCGTTCGCTGGAAAACAGAATCGCCACACGCGAATTCGCGGGAACCGCCACAGCAGCACCGAAGACGTGCGGAGTGGATGCTTCATCATTCCGAGGGGCGGCGGGCCCGCCTCCGGCCTGCTCTCTGGACAAGACCCACTGAGGCTGCAGCGGGTCTTGAGAGAGATGCTCCCCCTGGTCCGGCTGTCCGCTGCTGCTCTTTCACGTACTCCCGTGGCTTATGCCGCGACGGCTGCCGCGTGACCCCATCTCCGTGAACGGCCTCACCTACCCTCCCCTCCGAAAGCTGCTCCTCCCCCATCAACCGCATCGATCAAACCCAGGACGCCACCGCCGCGGCTCGTCGGCATGTCGTCCCACACAGGAGACTCGTGGATGAGAAAAGTCATTGCCGCCAAGCTTCATGGCATCACCGTGACGGACGCGGATCTGAACTACCACGGTTCAATAACCCTGGATCCAGATCATTGCGATGAGGCGGGTATCCTTCCGCTGGAATTCGTAGAGATCTGGAACAAGGCCTCGGGCGCGCGAATCAGCACGTATGTCATCTACGGCGAGAGGGGCTCTCGTTGCTGTGTGCTGAACGGGGCCGCTGCTCGCACCTGCCAAATCGGGGACGAGATAATCGTTTGCTCGTCGGCATATGTTGAGAAGAGTCAGATTGCAGAGATCAAACCGCGAGTGCTGACGTTCAATCGGGACAATTCTGTGCGCGACCGCATGTTTTACGATGCTGGAGCCAGGGAGGATGGAACAATGACGTTCAGCGTTCGCGAGGGGTCTCTTGATGGCACCACCCTAAAGACTCCAGTTCGGGCCAATCGGTCGTAGCGCACCGGATCGGGCTTGACGGGGAGGACTGTCGCCGAACGGGGACCACACCCGTTGGGCCAGATGCTCTTCGTCTCCAAAGGCGACCGCGAAACCGCAACTCAACGAAAGGGATCTGCCATGCAATTGGCGCTCATGTATGGGGGCCGGTCGGTCGAGCACGACTGGTCGATCGCGATGTACAATCACTTCGCCGACGTTCTCAACAGTGCTCCCGACATTTCACCAGTATCCATCTATTACATCGCACGTTCGGGGGAGCTGCTAAGGCTACCCCTGGATGGCAGCGTTCCCAAGCACGAAGAGTTTGCAGCGCGTGCAGAAACGCATCAGCTCGATTCTCTCGCTCACCTACTCAAGAGCGACGGGCATTTCGTCTTCTCACTTCTTCAAGGGCAGGACGGCGAGGACGGCCAAATTCAGGCGCTAGCTCAGTTCCACGACATTCCAGGCAGCTTTGGCGACAAGACTGCGGCGATGCTTGCAGCAGACAAGTACCTGCAATGTCTGATTGTAAATCGGCTCTGCGCCGACTTGACGCCCATTCCGACGGTCCACGTCTCGCAATGCAACCTCGAGCTTGGTATCGCAGCGGCCCTGCGGCAACTTTCTGGCTCGTGTGTCCTGAAGCCGAACACGCTCGGAGGTTCGTTCCATACGGAATGTGTGGACGCGCTCTCGGCGGACGGCCTCCGTTCCTATTCGCGGCGGATCGCTCCATATGACGCCTCCTTCTTGGTTCAGCGGCGAATTGTCGGAATGGAGTACACCTGCGGCGTTTTAATCGACCGCCATAGCATTACGGCGCTTCCGGTCGCGCGGTTCAACAATCCCTCGGGCTTCCTCGGATATGATCAGAAGACGCAGAAAGGCAGCTACTCTGTCGAGTTTGACATAGAGAACAGCCTTCAAACCCGTATCGCCGCGATCTCCAGGCAAATTGCTATGGAGTTCAGGCTCCACACGTTCGCCCGCCTCGATTTCATCGTCGACGAGGAAGAACGCATTCACTTCTTCGAAGTCAACGTGGTTCCGGGACTTACCGCAGGGAGCGTCTACCCCAAGATGCTCGCCGAAGCTGGTTTGGACTTGTGCCACGTCGTTCGGCTAGCTGCCTCCAATGAAGAGTACCACCGGCACCGGGAAGCGCTTCGCAAGACCGCCACGAGCCGCATCCGCTATGGACTACCAGTGGCCGCGGCAACCTAGTCCCCTTCGCGCGTCCCGTTCGTGACCCTGGACTGTCGGTCATGGCATGAGACGCCTTTCAGCAGGTGATCCGATATGGACTCGAGGAACGCAATGAAAATACGCGCACATCCTTTTGGCAACCTTGTGCCGCCGGTGGCTACCGCTGTCGCCCTCATGGTGGCCGGATCGGCGCTCGCACCGCTGATCGACGCTGCGGGCAAGAAAATGGTGGCCTCATACGCCGTCTTTCAGATCGTGTGGATTCGCTACGCTGTGCATGCTTTCACGACCGGTACATTGACGGCAGTTGGTCGGCAGGGGGTGGAAGCGCTCAAGCCCACCAAAGTGCAGCTTCTGAGAGGGGCCGCACAGTTCGGCTCAACTCTCTTTTTCATGGCGGCTCTTCGGACGTTGTCGCTCACCAGCGCTCTGGTGATCGTGTTCCTCGCCCCCCTTATCGTCGTCATCGTCAGATCAGCGCTTGGTTTGGCGGGCGCCGACAGGCGCAGCGTCCTGATTGCCGCGCTCGGGGCACTAGGCGTCCTCTTCGCCTACGCACCGCAATTGACCAGCTTCCAGCCGATTGGCGGGCTATGCGCGATTGTCGCGGCAATCTTGCTTGCACTGTACTTCTTGGTAACTGGGCATGTGGCCGCGACATCCGGCAGTATAGTCAATAGCTTTCATACAGCTTGGCCCGGCGCCGTACTAGGAGCGCCGTTTGCGCTGATTTCCTTTGCAAACCCGACAGCACCCGACTGGCTGATCCTGATCGGCATGGGTCTAACGTCGGCGCTTAGTCACTTCCTCGTCTCCGCCGCCATGCGGACGCCATTCTCGAGCTCGATCGCACCTGCGGCCTACGTCGAAGTCCCTGCCGGCGCATTCTACGCCGCACTGCTCTTCGGACATTATCCGACCCCTTCAGAGATCATTGGCGGGGTGATGGTCGTGGTTGCTGGCATGTGTATTGCTCTCCATCTAGGCCGCGGAAAGTCTCCTGGCCCATGACGGGTTCCCCGAGTGTTCGGACAGAGGCCGAAGTGCGCACAAATCGAAATCAGGTATTAATTTGCAGAGACGAGGTCCATTGATCATGCTGAACAATAATAGCAAACAAAGGAGAATAGCTCTGGTTGGCGGCGTAAGCTGGGCGTCATCGGCCGAATATTACAGGCGTCTGAACATAATTCTAACCGACTCGGATGAGCCTGGGCTCGTCGCAGTGGACCTGAACTTTAAACACGTGCTGGAGGCTCAAGAGCTGAATATATTTGAAAAAGAAATGGAGTTGGTCAGCGACGGCATTTCGCGTGCGGCGCGCGCCGGAGGAGAAATTATACTGGTATGCTCGAACACTACGAGCAGGACACTAAATAGTGTCGCCCATCCAGACGTAGAGGTCATCAGCTTGATCGACTGCGTCTCATCTCACCTTGATGAATTAAAGTACACGGAAACCCTTCTTCTGGGGACGCGATATACGATGGAACGCGACTTCTACCGGTCGGCGATGCAGCGACAGGATAGGAAAATTAGAATTCCAGAAGGTGATGATCGCAAGAAAATCCACGGCATCATATACGATGAATTATGCAGAGGCAAAATTCTGCACACTTCAAAGCAATGGTTTCGCGAAATGCTTGAGTTTTACACCGCCAAGTTCACCAAGCTTGATAGTATTATACTTGGCTGCACCGAGCTTTCATTGCTGGGAATGCCGGAAACGGTTAATCAATGCGCTGTGATCGACACCATCGCCGTTCACATTGACACTGCTCTTCAAGTGGCATCGATTGCATGAACTCCACCTTAACGGAGCCAAGTGGGAAGTCGTGAATACTCGGGAAAGCCGGTCGACGGAGCCACGGTCGCCCGGTGGAAGCTATCGAGCAGGAGGCTGTATCAAGAAGCTCCCATAGGCCGCGTGATCGGGAGACGGTCTCGCGCCAACGAAAGAGTAGCTCGGGACCGCGAAATTGGGCGTGCCGAAGCCACCTTCCTGGGAGCTAGGGAGCGCGACCTGCGAAAGGCGGCTAGCAACCGTCTCCCATATACTGGATTACAATGTCGTCAATCGAGGCATCCGCTTCCAATCCGATACGAGAGGCCTTGCGTAACGAGAACTGTGTTGGCCAGGTAGTTACGATGCCTCTCACGAAAGGATCCGGCTGCCATCTAACCCGGTTCGC
Proteins encoded:
- the panD gene encoding aspartate 1-decarboxylase, coding for MRKVIAAKLHGITVTDADLNYHGSITLDPDHCDEAGILPLEFVEIWNKASGARISTYVIYGERGSRCCVLNGAAARTCQIGDEIIVCSSAYVEKSQIAEIKPRVLTFNRDNSVRDRMFYDAGAREDGTMTFSVREGSLDGTTLKTPVRANRS
- a CDS encoding D-alanine--D-alanine ligase; amino-acid sequence: MLFVSKGDRETATQRKGSAMQLALMYGGRSVEHDWSIAMYNHFADVLNSAPDISPVSIYYIARSGELLRLPLDGSVPKHEEFAARAETHQLDSLAHLLKSDGHFVFSLLQGQDGEDGQIQALAQFHDIPGSFGDKTAAMLAADKYLQCLIVNRLCADLTPIPTVHVSQCNLELGIAAALRQLSGSCVLKPNTLGGSFHTECVDALSADGLRSYSRRIAPYDASFLVQRRIVGMEYTCGVLIDRHSITALPVARFNNPSGFLGYDQKTQKGSYSVEFDIENSLQTRIAAISRQIAMEFRLHTFARLDFIVDEEERIHFFEVNVVPGLTAGSVYPKMLAEAGLDLCHVVRLAASNEEYHRHREALRKTATSRIRYGLPVAAAT
- a CDS encoding DMT family transporter; the encoded protein is MKIRAHPFGNLVPPVATAVALMVAGSALAPLIDAAGKKMVASYAVFQIVWIRYAVHAFTTGTLTAVGRQGVEALKPTKVQLLRGAAQFGSTLFFMAALRTLSLTSALVIVFLAPLIVVIVRSALGLAGADRRSVLIAALGALGVLFAYAPQLTSFQPIGGLCAIVAAILLALYFLVTGHVAATSGSIVNSFHTAWPGAVLGAPFALISFANPTAPDWLILIGMGLTSALSHFLVSAAMRTPFSSSIAPAAYVEVPAGAFYAALLFGHYPTPSEIIGGVMVVVAGMCIALHLGRGKSPGP
- a CDS encoding aspartate/glutamate racemase family protein translates to MLNNNSKQRRIALVGGVSWASSAEYYRRLNIILTDSDEPGLVAVDLNFKHVLEAQELNIFEKEMELVSDGISRAARAGGEIILVCSNTTSRTLNSVAHPDVEVISLIDCVSSHLDELKYTETLLLGTRYTMERDFYRSAMQRQDRKIRIPEGDDRKKIHGIIYDELCRGKILHTSKQWFREMLEFYTAKFTKLDSIILGCTELSLLGMPETVNQCAVIDTIAVHIDTALQVASIA